Proteins from a genomic interval of Scylla paramamosain isolate STU-SP2022 chromosome 26, ASM3559412v1, whole genome shotgun sequence:
- the LOC135113623 gene encoding serine/arginine repetitive matrix protein 1-like isoform X5: MPETRVTQHYPNARQGSVGARGYMAAGKNIDVGGVRPLVSRTEINCGRPGVSSRTGKPAYKSQEEQYQEIQELRQGLGHLREENSTLRTRSRRLEEDLARRDRQIQQLMDPTKNDEARRKLTDKGASLVASLKLRVSRLEATLRAKEAELARLHASAKATSLNEMKIEAETYYQEVVRLRNQLNIVQQQQQQQQHQYFSVNQHHQEPQEHAPPPPPPQHNQAQVNTTATATQPTHSSTMRGKRDSREREREREAPQDRRGGGDGQESPSASLRHALSHLEEENTRLGQQVSALVSEKEKLTADLERVLGLTEEVKGSFEGLSRAELIREVERREAEVVRWEAQHKQLTEALGRHSEQAGENSALLQARVAELQGREEEWNRERSSLQELINTLKDDRIFYKETAQKKDSELDGLRQEVQALQQEVSGMQEAQRRRGDRLLASTPRIARPGAAPASSRSGSSSEAHTPPSRRPRPSSARPPAAGTRPPRNAKASSEPRETASPSRRTTSTTTQPRKLPPAKSSSTRTASSSVSSSQMSPRKQPTPASRGVVRQSRQPTPSSSLSSKTSTPTASPSKVPARVTSSSSSSPQHRSSLSSPQQRNGTPRLSRQQNGTIGSPQHKESINASPKHRNGVIGSPRVKPTSPVKTPTPRSSSRSSTPSSQVRSSPSKVTASPRSPSKVPQPSPRGRKGATEAPPPPPQHTPRRQGSSGLSSTEEDERVLAEIIFQRDTDTSVEAAPDTPRSVSMARQRTVTLDTQEEEESLQEHTSLSSQGISSREEEGLKEEELSPGKRRQKDREIAETLDVLRSLLSGHLSRQQEVNHLLTSAPLLVGEGQGGGGGALHSPRGGGQARKSPRQAPEGAEGSAKTLVRQGTFNVDEEGTEGEQEGPTTLHATLDAHLTRTKGVRQLK, translated from the exons ATGCCAGAGACAAGAGTAACCCAGCACTACCCCAATGCTCGGCAGGGGAGTGTGGGGGCCCGAGGGTACATGGCGGCAGGAAAGA ACATTGATGTGGGAGGGGTGCGGCCGCTGGTGTCCCGAACAGAAATTAACTGTGGCCGTCCCGGAGTCTCATCCCGCACTGGCAAACCTGCATACAagtcccag GAGGAGCAGTACCAGGAGATCCAGGAGCTACGACAGGGCCTGGGACACCTGAGGGAAGAGAACTCAACCTTGAGGACTCGGAGCCGTCGCCTGGAGGAGGACCTGGCGAGgcgagatagacagatacagcaGCTGATGGACCCAACCAAG AATGACGAGGCGCGCAGAAAACTCACAGACAAGGGCGCCTCCCTGGTGGCGAGCCTGAAGCTACGTGTGTCACGCCTGGAAGCCACACTGAGAGCCAAGGAGGCAGAGCTGGCCCGGCTGCATGCCTCCGCCAAGGCCACGTCCCTCAATGAGATGAAGATTGAGGCAGAGACTTACTATcaggag GTGGTGAGACTGAGGAACCAATTAAACAtcgtgcagcagcagcaacaacagcagcagcaccagtattTCTCAGtgaaccagcaccaccaggagCCACAGGAacacgcaccaccaccgccaccaccacagcacaacCAAGCACAAGTCaacaccacagccacagccactcAGCCAACCCACTCCAGCACTATGAGAGGGAAACGTGACagtcgggagagagagagggagagggaggcgccGCAGGATAGACGAGGGGGTGGTGATGGCCAGGAGTCCCCCTCAGCGAGTCTCCGTCATGCCCTGTCGCATCtagaggaggaaaacacgagGCTTGGACAGCAGGTGTCAGCACTTGTGTCAGAGAAGGAGAAGCTGACGGCTGATTTAGAGAGAGTCTTGGGCCTGACTGAGGAggtgaaag gcAGCTTTGAAGGGCTGAGTCGGGCTGAGTTGATCCGAGAGGTGGAGCGCCGTGAAGCAGAGGTGGTACGCTGGGAGGCTCAACACAAACAACTGACGGAGGCTCTTGGCAGGCACTCAGAACAGGCTGGGGAGAACTCGGCACTCTtacag GCTCGTGTGGCAGAGCTGCAGGGGCGTGAGGAGGAGTGGAACAGGGAGCGGTCGAGCCTGCAGGAGCTGATCAACACTCTGAAGGATGACCGGATCTTCTACAAGGAGACGGCGCagaagaaaga CTCTGAGTTGGATGGGCTGCGGCAGGAGGTCCAGGCGCTGCAACAGGAGGTGTCCGGGATGCAGGAGGCACAGCGGCGGCGGGGGGATAGACTCCTGGCCTCCACTCCTCGCATCGCCAGGCCGGGAGCAGCCCCTG CATCATCACGCTCCGGCTCTAGCAGTGAGGCACACACCCCACCAAGCCGGCGGCCGCGCCCCTCCAGTGCCAGGCCCCCGGCAGCCGGCACCCGCCCACCACGTAACGCTAAGGCCTCCAGCGAACCCCGGGAGACAGCCAGTCCTTCTAGGCgcaccacaagcaccacaacCCAGCCTAGAAAACTTCCCCCTGCTAAGTCCTCCTCCACTCGCACTGCATCCTCTTCCGTGTCCTCCTCCCAGATGTCCCCAAGGAAGCAGCCCACACCAGCCAGTCGTGGGGTGGTGAGGCAGAGCAGGCAGCCcacaccttcatcctccctctcctccaagaCCTCCACACCAACAGCTTCCCCTAGTAAGGTCCCAGCAAGAGttaccagctcctcctcctcgtccccgcAGCACAGGTCAAGTTTGTCTTCGCCACAGCAGAGGAACGGCACCCCAAGGTTATCCAGGCAGCAGAATGGCACCATTGGGTCACCACAGCACAAAGAGAGTATCAATGCCTCACCTAAACACAGAAATGGGGTCATCGGGTCACCTCGGGTCAAACCAACGTCCCCAGTCAAGACTCCGACACCCAGGTCTTCCTCCAGGTCATCCACCCCTTCATCACAGGTCAGGTCTTCCCCCAGCAAGGTCACTGCTTCACCCCGCTCCCCATCCAAGGTGCCCCAGCCCAGCCCTCGTGGAAGGAAGGGTGCCACAGaggctccccctccccccccacagcACACCCCTCGACGGCAGGGCAGCTCTGGCCTTTCTTCtaca gaggaggacgagagggtgCTGGCTGAGATCATCTTCCAAAGGGACACTGATACAAGCGTAGAGGCAGCTCCTGACACACCTCGCTCAGTCTCCATGGCCAGGCAGCGCACAGTTACCCttgacacacaggaggaggaggagagcctgCAGgaacacacctctctctcctcacaggGGATCAGtagcagggaagaggagggactgaaggaagaggagttgtCGCCAGGGAAAAGGAGGCAAAAAGATAGAGAG ATTGCCGAGACCCTGGATGTGTTGCGCTCACTGCTGTCAGGCCATCTTAGCAGGCAGCAGGAAGTGAACCACCTGTTGACCAGTGCCCCACTGCTGGTCGGAGAGGGTCAG ggtggcggtggcggggcCCTTCATTCACCCCGAGGAGGAGGCCAGGCCAGGAAAAGTCCCCGGCAGGCACctgaaggagcagaaggaagcgCAAAGACATTGGTTCGCCAAGGAACCTTCAATGTGGAtgaggaagggacggaaggggAGCAGGAAGGCCCCACCACCCTCCATGCCACCCTGGATGCCCACCTCACTAGGACAAAGGGTGTGAGGCAGCTCAAATAA
- the LOC135113623 gene encoding serine/arginine repetitive matrix protein 1-like isoform X4, protein MPETRVTQHYPNARQGSVGARGYMAAGKNIDVGGVRPLVSRTEINCGRPGVSSRTGKPAYKSQEEQYQEIQELRQGLGHLREENSTLRTRSRRLEEDLARRDRQIQQLMDPTKVVRLRNQLNIVQQQQQQQQHQYFSVNQHHQEPQEHAPPPPPPQHNQAQVNTTATATQPTHSSTMRGKRDSREREREREAPQDRRGGGDGQESPSASLRHALSHLEEENTRLGQQVSALVSEKEKLTADLERVLGLTEEVKGSFEGLSRAELIREVERREAEVVRWEAQHKQLTEALGRHSEQAGENSALLQARVAELQGREEEWNRERSSLQELINTLKDDRIFYKETAQKKDSELDGLRQEVQALQQEVSGMQEAQRRRGDRLLASTPRIARPGAAPASSRSGSSSEAHTPPSRRPRPSSARPPAAGTRPPRNAKASSEPRETASPSRRTTSTTTQPRKLPPAKSSSTRTASSSVSSSQMSPRKQPTPASRGVVRQSRQPTPSSSLSSKTSTPTASPSKVPARVTSSSSSSPQHRSSLSSPQQRNGTPRLSRQQNGTIGSPQHKESINASPKHRNGVIGSPRVKPTSPVKTPTPRSSSRSSTPSSQVRSSPSKVTASPRSPSKVPQPSPRGRKGATEAPPPPPQHTPRRQGSSGLSSTEEDERVLAEIIFQRDTDTSVEAAPDTPRSVSMARQRTVTLDTQEEEESLQEHTSLSSQGISSREEEGLKEEELSPGKRRQKDREPSLSSPREQLAGLLSAHTRRCLHLAMWQDSPTTSPRHLQEALSSLLVGHLGRNIKVSAIQCGEPVLIAETLDVLRSLLSGHLSRQQEVNHLLTSAPLLVGEGQGGGGGALHSPRGGGQARKSPRQAPEGAEGSAKTLVRQGTFNVDEEGTEGEQEGPTTLHATLDAHLTRTKGVRQLK, encoded by the exons ATGCCAGAGACAAGAGTAACCCAGCACTACCCCAATGCTCGGCAGGGGAGTGTGGGGGCCCGAGGGTACATGGCGGCAGGAAAGA ACATTGATGTGGGAGGGGTGCGGCCGCTGGTGTCCCGAACAGAAATTAACTGTGGCCGTCCCGGAGTCTCATCCCGCACTGGCAAACCTGCATACAagtcccag GAGGAGCAGTACCAGGAGATCCAGGAGCTACGACAGGGCCTGGGACACCTGAGGGAAGAGAACTCAACCTTGAGGACTCGGAGCCGTCGCCTGGAGGAGGACCTGGCGAGgcgagatagacagatacagcaGCTGATGGACCCAACCAAG GTGGTGAGACTGAGGAACCAATTAAACAtcgtgcagcagcagcaacaacagcagcagcaccagtattTCTCAGtgaaccagcaccaccaggagCCACAGGAacacgcaccaccaccgccaccaccacagcacaacCAAGCACAAGTCaacaccacagccacagccactcAGCCAACCCACTCCAGCACTATGAGAGGGAAACGTGACagtcgggagagagagagggagagggaggcgccGCAGGATAGACGAGGGGGTGGTGATGGCCAGGAGTCCCCCTCAGCGAGTCTCCGTCATGCCCTGTCGCATCtagaggaggaaaacacgagGCTTGGACAGCAGGTGTCAGCACTTGTGTCAGAGAAGGAGAAGCTGACGGCTGATTTAGAGAGAGTCTTGGGCCTGACTGAGGAggtgaaag gcAGCTTTGAAGGGCTGAGTCGGGCTGAGTTGATCCGAGAGGTGGAGCGCCGTGAAGCAGAGGTGGTACGCTGGGAGGCTCAACACAAACAACTGACGGAGGCTCTTGGCAGGCACTCAGAACAGGCTGGGGAGAACTCGGCACTCTtacag GCTCGTGTGGCAGAGCTGCAGGGGCGTGAGGAGGAGTGGAACAGGGAGCGGTCGAGCCTGCAGGAGCTGATCAACACTCTGAAGGATGACCGGATCTTCTACAAGGAGACGGCGCagaagaaaga CTCTGAGTTGGATGGGCTGCGGCAGGAGGTCCAGGCGCTGCAACAGGAGGTGTCCGGGATGCAGGAGGCACAGCGGCGGCGGGGGGATAGACTCCTGGCCTCCACTCCTCGCATCGCCAGGCCGGGAGCAGCCCCTG CATCATCACGCTCCGGCTCTAGCAGTGAGGCACACACCCCACCAAGCCGGCGGCCGCGCCCCTCCAGTGCCAGGCCCCCGGCAGCCGGCACCCGCCCACCACGTAACGCTAAGGCCTCCAGCGAACCCCGGGAGACAGCCAGTCCTTCTAGGCgcaccacaagcaccacaacCCAGCCTAGAAAACTTCCCCCTGCTAAGTCCTCCTCCACTCGCACTGCATCCTCTTCCGTGTCCTCCTCCCAGATGTCCCCAAGGAAGCAGCCCACACCAGCCAGTCGTGGGGTGGTGAGGCAGAGCAGGCAGCCcacaccttcatcctccctctcctccaagaCCTCCACACCAACAGCTTCCCCTAGTAAGGTCCCAGCAAGAGttaccagctcctcctcctcgtccccgcAGCACAGGTCAAGTTTGTCTTCGCCACAGCAGAGGAACGGCACCCCAAGGTTATCCAGGCAGCAGAATGGCACCATTGGGTCACCACAGCACAAAGAGAGTATCAATGCCTCACCTAAACACAGAAATGGGGTCATCGGGTCACCTCGGGTCAAACCAACGTCCCCAGTCAAGACTCCGACACCCAGGTCTTCCTCCAGGTCATCCACCCCTTCATCACAGGTCAGGTCTTCCCCCAGCAAGGTCACTGCTTCACCCCGCTCCCCATCCAAGGTGCCCCAGCCCAGCCCTCGTGGAAGGAAGGGTGCCACAGaggctccccctccccccccacagcACACCCCTCGACGGCAGGGCAGCTCTGGCCTTTCTTCtaca gaggaggacgagagggtgCTGGCTGAGATCATCTTCCAAAGGGACACTGATACAAGCGTAGAGGCAGCTCCTGACACACCTCGCTCAGTCTCCATGGCCAGGCAGCGCACAGTTACCCttgacacacaggaggaggaggagagcctgCAGgaacacacctctctctcctcacaggGGATCAGtagcagggaagaggagggactgaaggaagaggagttgtCGCCAGGGAAAAGGAGGCAAAAAGATAGAGAG cCGTCCCTCAGCAGTCCTCGAGAGCAGCTGGCGGGGCTCCTCAGCGCACACACTCGCCGGTGCCTCCACTTGGCTATGTGGCAGGACAGCCCCACAACCTCG CCAAGGCACCTGCAGGAGGCCCTCAGTTCGCTCCTGGTGGGACACTTGGGACGAAACATCAAAGTCTCGGCCATACAGTGCGGGGAGCCAGTGCTG ATTGCCGAGACCCTGGATGTGTTGCGCTCACTGCTGTCAGGCCATCTTAGCAGGCAGCAGGAAGTGAACCACCTGTTGACCAGTGCCCCACTGCTGGTCGGAGAGGGTCAG ggtggcggtggcggggcCCTTCATTCACCCCGAGGAGGAGGCCAGGCCAGGAAAAGTCCCCGGCAGGCACctgaaggagcagaaggaagcgCAAAGACATTGGTTCGCCAAGGAACCTTCAATGTGGAtgaggaagggacggaaggggAGCAGGAAGGCCCCACCACCCTCCATGCCACCCTGGATGCCCACCTCACTAGGACAAAGGGTGTGAGGCAGCTCAAATAA
- the LOC135113623 gene encoding serine/arginine repetitive matrix protein 1-like isoform X6 produces the protein MDPTKNDEARRKLTDKGASLVASLKLRVSRLEATLRAKEAELARLHASAKATSLNEMKIEAETYYQEVVRLRNQLNIVQQQQQQQQHQYFSVNQHHQEPQEHAPPPPPPQHNQAQVNTTATATQPTHSSTMRGKRDSREREREREAPQDRRGGGDGQESPSASLRHALSHLEEENTRLGQQVSALVSEKEKLTADLERVLGLTEEVKGSFEGLSRAELIREVERREAEVVRWEAQHKQLTEALGRHSEQAGENSALLQARVAELQGREEEWNRERSSLQELINTLKDDRIFYKETAQKKDSELDGLRQEVQALQQEVSGMQEAQRRRGDRLLASTPRIARPGAAPASSRSGSSSEAHTPPSRRPRPSSARPPAAGTRPPRNAKASSEPRETASPSRRTTSTTTQPRKLPPAKSSSTRTASSSVSSSQMSPRKQPTPASRGVVRQSRQPTPSSSLSSKTSTPTASPSKVPARVTSSSSSSPQHRSSLSSPQQRNGTPRLSRQQNGTIGSPQHKESINASPKHRNGVIGSPRVKPTSPVKTPTPRSSSRSSTPSSQVRSSPSKVTASPRSPSKVPQPSPRGRKGATEAPPPPPQHTPRRQGSSGLSSTEEDERVLAEIIFQRDTDTSVEAAPDTPRSVSMARQRTVTLDTQEEEESLQEHTSLSSQGISSREEEGLKEEELSPGKRRQKDREPSLSSPREQLAGLLSAHTRRCLHLAMWQDSPTTSPRHLQEALSSLLVGHLGRNIKVSAIQCGEPVLIAETLDVLRSLLSGHLSRQQEVNHLLTSAPLLVGEGQGGGGGALHSPRGGGQARKSPRQAPEGAEGSAKTLVRQGTFNVDEEGTEGEQEGPTTLHATLDAHLTRTKGVRQLK, from the exons ATGGACCCAACCAAG AATGACGAGGCGCGCAGAAAACTCACAGACAAGGGCGCCTCCCTGGTGGCGAGCCTGAAGCTACGTGTGTCACGCCTGGAAGCCACACTGAGAGCCAAGGAGGCAGAGCTGGCCCGGCTGCATGCCTCCGCCAAGGCCACGTCCCTCAATGAGATGAAGATTGAGGCAGAGACTTACTATcaggag GTGGTGAGACTGAGGAACCAATTAAACAtcgtgcagcagcagcaacaacagcagcagcaccagtattTCTCAGtgaaccagcaccaccaggagCCACAGGAacacgcaccaccaccgccaccaccacagcacaacCAAGCACAAGTCaacaccacagccacagccactcAGCCAACCCACTCCAGCACTATGAGAGGGAAACGTGACagtcgggagagagagagggagagggaggcgccGCAGGATAGACGAGGGGGTGGTGATGGCCAGGAGTCCCCCTCAGCGAGTCTCCGTCATGCCCTGTCGCATCtagaggaggaaaacacgagGCTTGGACAGCAGGTGTCAGCACTTGTGTCAGAGAAGGAGAAGCTGACGGCTGATTTAGAGAGAGTCTTGGGCCTGACTGAGGAggtgaaag gcAGCTTTGAAGGGCTGAGTCGGGCTGAGTTGATCCGAGAGGTGGAGCGCCGTGAAGCAGAGGTGGTACGCTGGGAGGCTCAACACAAACAACTGACGGAGGCTCTTGGCAGGCACTCAGAACAGGCTGGGGAGAACTCGGCACTCTtacag GCTCGTGTGGCAGAGCTGCAGGGGCGTGAGGAGGAGTGGAACAGGGAGCGGTCGAGCCTGCAGGAGCTGATCAACACTCTGAAGGATGACCGGATCTTCTACAAGGAGACGGCGCagaagaaaga CTCTGAGTTGGATGGGCTGCGGCAGGAGGTCCAGGCGCTGCAACAGGAGGTGTCCGGGATGCAGGAGGCACAGCGGCGGCGGGGGGATAGACTCCTGGCCTCCACTCCTCGCATCGCCAGGCCGGGAGCAGCCCCTG CATCATCACGCTCCGGCTCTAGCAGTGAGGCACACACCCCACCAAGCCGGCGGCCGCGCCCCTCCAGTGCCAGGCCCCCGGCAGCCGGCACCCGCCCACCACGTAACGCTAAGGCCTCCAGCGAACCCCGGGAGACAGCCAGTCCTTCTAGGCgcaccacaagcaccacaacCCAGCCTAGAAAACTTCCCCCTGCTAAGTCCTCCTCCACTCGCACTGCATCCTCTTCCGTGTCCTCCTCCCAGATGTCCCCAAGGAAGCAGCCCACACCAGCCAGTCGTGGGGTGGTGAGGCAGAGCAGGCAGCCcacaccttcatcctccctctcctccaagaCCTCCACACCAACAGCTTCCCCTAGTAAGGTCCCAGCAAGAGttaccagctcctcctcctcgtccccgcAGCACAGGTCAAGTTTGTCTTCGCCACAGCAGAGGAACGGCACCCCAAGGTTATCCAGGCAGCAGAATGGCACCATTGGGTCACCACAGCACAAAGAGAGTATCAATGCCTCACCTAAACACAGAAATGGGGTCATCGGGTCACCTCGGGTCAAACCAACGTCCCCAGTCAAGACTCCGACACCCAGGTCTTCCTCCAGGTCATCCACCCCTTCATCACAGGTCAGGTCTTCCCCCAGCAAGGTCACTGCTTCACCCCGCTCCCCATCCAAGGTGCCCCAGCCCAGCCCTCGTGGAAGGAAGGGTGCCACAGaggctccccctccccccccacagcACACCCCTCGACGGCAGGGCAGCTCTGGCCTTTCTTCtaca gaggaggacgagagggtgCTGGCTGAGATCATCTTCCAAAGGGACACTGATACAAGCGTAGAGGCAGCTCCTGACACACCTCGCTCAGTCTCCATGGCCAGGCAGCGCACAGTTACCCttgacacacaggaggaggaggagagcctgCAGgaacacacctctctctcctcacaggGGATCAGtagcagggaagaggagggactgaaggaagaggagttgtCGCCAGGGAAAAGGAGGCAAAAAGATAGAGAG cCGTCCCTCAGCAGTCCTCGAGAGCAGCTGGCGGGGCTCCTCAGCGCACACACTCGCCGGTGCCTCCACTTGGCTATGTGGCAGGACAGCCCCACAACCTCG CCAAGGCACCTGCAGGAGGCCCTCAGTTCGCTCCTGGTGGGACACTTGGGACGAAACATCAAAGTCTCGGCCATACAGTGCGGGGAGCCAGTGCTG ATTGCCGAGACCCTGGATGTGTTGCGCTCACTGCTGTCAGGCCATCTTAGCAGGCAGCAGGAAGTGAACCACCTGTTGACCAGTGCCCCACTGCTGGTCGGAGAGGGTCAG ggtggcggtggcggggcCCTTCATTCACCCCGAGGAGGAGGCCAGGCCAGGAAAAGTCCCCGGCAGGCACctgaaggagcagaaggaagcgCAAAGACATTGGTTCGCCAAGGAACCTTCAATGTGGAtgaggaagggacggaaggggAGCAGGAAGGCCCCACCACCCTCCATGCCACCCTGGATGCCCACCTCACTAGGACAAAGGGTGTGAGGCAGCTCAAATAA